A window from Cytophagia bacterium CHB2 encodes these proteins:
- a CDS encoding VCBS repeat-containing protein produces MSTKFFTVSLTIICFSAIQSFSQTLTKITDANNPVVNDVFNSGGGSWIDVNNDGYLELFVAHGNDASQNNSLYLNDKRGGFIKVQTGALVNDGGTSIGSVWADFNHDGKLDAFVTNRFNFKNFLYLGSDDTVFTKITTGNPVTDVASSNSSSWVDVDNDGDLDLFVVNFGARHFFYRNDGAPNFNLTKIDTGLVLANNGNSIVAHGRITTTIARRIFLSATVRTRTIICLPTPDAARLHL; encoded by the coding sequence ATGAGCACAAAATTCTTTACAGTCTCGCTTACGATCATTTGCTTTTCCGCCATTCAAAGCTTCAGTCAAACTTTGACAAAAATCACCGACGCGAATAATCCGGTGGTCAACGACGTGTTCAACAGCGGTGGAGGGAGTTGGATCGATGTGAATAACGACGGGTATCTCGAATTGTTTGTGGCGCACGGCAATGACGCGAGCCAGAACAATTCACTGTATCTCAATGACAAAAGAGGCGGCTTCATCAAAGTGCAAACCGGCGCCCTGGTGAATGACGGCGGCACGTCTATTGGCAGCGTCTGGGCCGACTTCAATCACGATGGCAAGCTCGACGCATTCGTGACGAACCGTTTCAACTTCAAAAATTTTTTGTATCTCGGCAGCGACGACACGGTTTTCACGAAAATCACGACAGGGAATCCGGTCACCGACGTGGCCAGTTCCAACAGCAGCAGTTGGGTGGACGTGGACAACGACGGCGATCTCGATTTGTTCGTGGTCAACTTTGGCGCGCGCCATTTCTTTTATCGCAACGACGGCGCGCCAAATTTTAATCTCACGAAAATCGACACCGGTCTTGTGCTCGCGAACAACGGCAATTCGATTGTCGCGCATGGGCGGATTACAACAACGATCGCGCGCCGGATCTTTTTGTCGGCAACGGTGCGAACGAGAACGATTATCTGCTTACCAACTCCGGACGCGGCGCGTTTACACTTATGA
- a CDS encoding T9SS type A sorting domain-containing protein — protein MTLNDGRSTLGASWGDYDNDGDLDLFVANFLNQNNMLYQNSGAPNYILTPVASSIVANDGGSSVGSAWGDYDNDGDLDLYVANDIAAGGSGRNFLYENSGPPNYTFTKITAGEAVNDIANSFGCNWADYDRDGDLDLFAANRLNQRNLLYRNEGNGNRWLALKCAGTISNRTGIGAKVRVKATINGAARWQMQEIVPQSGYNNQNLHLHFGLGNAMTVDSLKIEWPSGAIDVLKNVPSNQFLIVMEGANPTGVHEGAVSPPQDFGLEQNYPNPFSANGAPGNPETRIAFALPVASRVTLTVFDMTGRVVAELLRGQQKFAGLHEINFAAQNLASGVYFYELQAVPLHALASPFVAKKAMSIVK, from the coding sequence ATGACTTTGAATGATGGCCGCAGCACATTGGGCGCAAGCTGGGGCGATTACGACAACGACGGCGATCTCGATTTGTTCGTCGCCAATTTTTTGAACCAGAATAATATGCTGTATCAAAACAGCGGCGCGCCGAATTACATTTTGACGCCGGTCGCGAGCAGCATCGTTGCCAACGACGGCGGCAGCTCGGTCGGCAGCGCGTGGGGCGATTATGACAACGACGGCGATCTCGACCTGTACGTGGCCAACGATATTGCTGCGGGCGGCTCGGGCCGAAATTTTCTTTATGAAAACAGCGGACCGCCGAATTACACCTTCACCAAAATCACCGCGGGCGAGGCGGTGAATGATATCGCCAATTCCTTTGGCTGCAATTGGGCGGATTATGATCGCGACGGCGATTTGGATTTGTTTGCCGCGAATCGGTTGAATCAGCGCAATCTTTTGTATCGCAACGAGGGCAATGGCAATCGCTGGCTCGCGCTCAAATGCGCGGGCACGATTTCAAACCGCACCGGCATCGGTGCGAAGGTGCGCGTCAAGGCGACGATCAACGGCGCGGCGCGTTGGCAAATGCAGGAGATCGTTCCGCAATCCGGCTATAATAACCAGAATTTGCATTTGCACTTTGGCTTGGGCAACGCAATGACCGTCGATTCGCTCAAAATCGAATGGCCTTCCGGCGCGATTGATGTCTTGAAGAATGTTCCTTCAAATCAGTTTCTTATCGTTATGGAAGGCGCCAATCCCACCGGCGTTCATGAGGGCGCGGTTTCGCCGCCGCAAGATTTCGGCCTGGAGCAGAATTATCCCAATCCATTTTCCGCGAATGGAGCGCCGGGTAACCCCGAAACACGCATTGCTTTTGCGCTGCCGGTTGCGAGTCGAGTTACGCTCACGGTTTTTGATATGACTGGCCGCGTCGTCGCCGAGTTGTTGCGCGGCCAACAGAAATTCGCCGGTCTGCACGAAATTAATTTCGCAGCGCAAAATCTCGCGAGCGGCGTTTATTTTTATGAACTGCAAGCCGTGCCGCTGCACGCACTCGCCTCTCCATTTGTCGCCAAAAAAGCCATGTCGATTGTCAAATGA
- a CDS encoding T9SS type A sorting domain-containing protein: MLIRKIFLPHGKSFICAAVILFTRPAMLNAQPFTKITIGTIATDVRDASGASWIDYEGDGDLDLFTSNRSIGNYLYRNNGNGSFPRVNAGSLTTINSIGNSWADYDNDGDLDVFTVGFSSVLHRNQGNGTFVNVTVSALGLASSNLAGWGCAWADFDNDRHVDLVIAHAAGALGTSLPNFLFRNKGDGTFERITNSPVVTGLAPYTVPTWSDFDQDGDQDLFIGSGPANGTRARDYLYRNQLKQTGAATFERINEAPIGTDLADGQVWNWIDYDNDGDLDGYVTNYWGGVNSGLRNFFYRNDGGTYTSITSGAIATDAGLSLAQVWGDFDNDGDLDVFLAEDNNNGAANKFYQNNGNGTFSRILTAPFTTDIAPSWGATGGDYDNDGDIDLFVPNVLRPAIQAPPHFYRNDLSNNNHWVKLKLVGTSSNRDGIGAKIRAKATIGGNTYWQLREASSQNTFCGQNSPEIHFGFGDASNIDSLRIEWPLGQIDIYANVQTNVVFQAVEGTGLNPLSTAVEDESPTTPLGFALEQNYPNPFNPTTRIAFKLAAASRVTLTVFDVTGRVVAELLRDQQKMAGRHGVNFTTQNLASGVYSYKLEVIPGYGSWQPFVETKSMVYLK, encoded by the coding sequence ATGCTCATACGCAAAATTTTTCTACCGCACGGTAAAAGCTTCATCTGCGCCGCCGTTATTTTGTTTACGCGGCCTGCCATGCTAAACGCCCAGCCTTTCACCAAAATCACCATCGGAACAATTGCCACCGACGTGCGAGATGCTTCGGGCGCGAGTTGGATCGATTATGAGGGCGACGGCGATCTCGATTTGTTCACGAGCAATCGTTCCATCGGCAACTATCTTTATCGCAACAACGGCAACGGCAGCTTTCCGCGCGTCAACGCCGGCAGTCTCACGACGATCAATTCCATCGGCAATAGTTGGGCGGATTACGACAATGACGGCGATCTCGATGTGTTCACGGTCGGCTTCAGTTCCGTGCTGCATCGCAATCAAGGCAACGGCACGTTCGTCAATGTGACGGTCAGCGCGTTGGGTCTTGCCAGTTCTAACTTGGCGGGATGGGGCTGTGCTTGGGCGGATTTTGACAACGATCGTCATGTGGATTTGGTCATCGCGCATGCCGCAGGCGCGCTCGGCACGTCGTTGCCCAATTTTCTCTTTCGCAACAAAGGCGACGGCACGTTCGAGCGCATCACGAACAGCCCTGTCGTGACGGGACTAGCGCCTTACACCGTTCCAACGTGGTCGGACTTTGATCAAGACGGCGATCAGGATTTGTTCATTGGCAGCGGGCCGGCGAACGGGACACGCGCCCGTGATTATTTGTATCGCAATCAACTCAAGCAAACCGGCGCGGCCACGTTCGAGCGCATCAACGAGGCGCCCATTGGCACCGATCTCGCCGACGGGCAAGTGTGGAATTGGATCGATTATGATAATGACGGCGATCTCGACGGTTATGTCACCAACTATTGGGGCGGCGTGAATAGCGGACTGCGGAATTTTTTTTATCGCAATGACGGCGGGACATATACCTCCATCACGAGCGGAGCGATTGCGACCGATGCTGGCCTTTCTTTGGCACAAGTGTGGGGCGATTTCGACAACGACGGTGACTTGGATGTTTTCTTGGCAGAAGACAACAACAACGGCGCAGCCAACAAATTTTATCAAAATAACGGCAACGGCACTTTCTCCCGCATTCTTACTGCGCCATTCACCACCGACATCGCGCCGAGTTGGGGCGCCACCGGCGGCGACTACGATAACGACGGCGATATTGACTTGTTCGTCCCCAATGTTCTTCGCCCAGCCATTCAAGCGCCGCCGCATTTTTATCGCAACGATTTGAGCAACAACAATCACTGGGTGAAACTCAAGCTGGTGGGAACGAGCAGCAATCGCGACGGCATTGGCGCGAAAATTCGCGCGAAGGCAACCATCGGCGGCAACACGTATTGGCAACTGCGCGAGGCCTCAAGCCAAAATACGTTTTGCGGGCAGAACAGTCCCGAGATTCATTTCGGTTTTGGTGATGCGAGCAACATTGATTCGCTGCGCATCGAATGGCCTTTGGGTCAGATTGATATTTATGCCAACGTGCAAACCAATGTTGTTTTTCAAGCCGTGGAAGGCACGGGCTTGAATCCGCTTTCGACTGCGGTTGAGGACGAATCTCCAACGACACCGTTGGGTTTTGCGCTCGAGCAGAATTATCCCAACCCATTTAATCCAACCACCCGTATTGCCTTTAAGCTGGCGGCGGCGAGTCGTGTCACACTCACGGTTTTCGATGTGACTGGCCGCGTCGTCGCAGAGTTGTTGCGCGATCAACAAAAAATGGCCGGTCGTCACGGTGTAAATTTCACGACGCAAAATCTCGCGAGCGGAGTTTATTCTTACAAGCTTGAAGTGATACCGGGCTATGGCTCATGGCAGCCGTTTGTTGAAACGAAAAGCATGGTGTATTTAAAATAA